One Methanocaldococcus villosus KIN24-T80 genomic window carries:
- a CDS encoding alpha hydrolase produces MGCKLCGKEEFYKGLCKEHYINYFENLVKKSIKKYSMLKDSEKILVSVSGGKDSHAVAWVLKKLGYDIELFHINLGIKNFSEISLKEVKKLSNILDLPLHVVNLKDITGKTIENVKKKHCSICGITKRYLMNRFGYENGFDVIVTGHNLDDEVSFMINNILNWDIVHLSKHDPVLPAHDKFLKKVKIFYEIEEELILKYALAENIPFTTAECKYRKDAITLRHRMYFNELKKYRENIKLQFLHGYLKHKDIFKVDDNFKFRECEICGMTSAGKICSFCRVWKIKKNFKLQSQI; encoded by the coding sequence ATGGGTTGTAAGTTATGTGGTAAGGAAGAGTTTTATAAAGGACTTTGCAAAGAACATTATATTAACTATTTTGAAAATCTTGTTAAAAAATCTATAAAAAAATATAGTATGTTAAAGGATAGTGAGAAAATTCTTGTTTCTGTTTCTGGAGGAAAAGACAGTCATGCTGTAGCATGGGTATTAAAAAAGTTAGGTTATGACATTGAACTTTTCCATATTAATCTAGGGATTAAAAATTTTTCTGAAATTTCTCTTAAAGAGGTTAAAAAGCTCTCAAATATTTTAGATTTACCATTACATGTTGTTAATTTAAAAGATATAACTGGAAAAACTATAGAAAATGTCAAAAAGAAACACTGTTCTATATGTGGAATAACAAAGAGATATTTAATGAATAGATTTGGATATGAAAATGGATTTGATGTAATAGTTACAGGACATAATTTAGATGATGAAGTTTCTTTTATGATAAACAATATATTAAATTGGGATATTGTCCATTTATCAAAACATGATCCTGTACTTCCAGCACATGATAAGTTCTTAAAGAAAGTAAAAATATTCTATGAAATTGAGGAAGAATTAATTTTAAAATATGCTTTGGCAGAAAATATACCATTTACTACTGCTGAGTGCAAATATAGAAAAGATGCTATAACTTTAAGACATAGGATGTACTTTAATGAATTAAAAAAATATAGAGAAAATATAAAATTACAGTTTTTACATGGTTATTTAAAACATAAAGATATTTTTAAGGTTGATGATAATTTTAAATTTAGAGAGTGTGAAATATGTGGAATGACTTCTGCTGGTAAGATATGTTCATTCTGTAGGGTTTGGAAGATAAAAAAGAATTTTAAGTTGCAATCCCAAATTTGA
- the rpsJ gene encoding 30S ribosomal protein S10, with the protein MQVARIKLTSTDHKILDDVCRQIREIAEKTGVDISGPIPLPTKKLKVTVRRSPDGEGSSTFDRFTMKIHKRLIEIDADERALRHIVKIKIPDNVQIEIQFVNK; encoded by the coding sequence TTGCAAGTTGCAAGAATAAAATTGACTAGTACAGATCATAAAATTTTAGATGATGTTTGTAGGCAGATAAGAGAAATAGCAGAAAAAACAGGAGTGGATATTTCAGGACCTATTCCATTACCAACAAAAAAGTTAAAAGTAACAGTTAGGAGATCTCCAGATGGGGAAGGTTCATCAACATTTGATAGATTTACAATGAAAATACATAAAAGATTAATAGAAATTGATGCAGATGAAAGAGCTTTAAGGCATATAGTAAAAATAAAGATTCCTGATAATGTGCAAATTGAAATACAGTTTGTTAATAAATGA